Genomic segment of Methanobrevibacter sp.:
TGCGTTGATACAACAATTGGATGGTAATCTAACACAAATTGAATCTGATGGTGCTGAATTTAAAATTGAGTTGTTATTGGAGTAATTAAACCACAGTTTTAAATAATGAACTGCCATTAATTCCTTTTGCATTCTTTTTAGCTCTAATGATATTCTCTAAGAATTTCACTTGGGACTCGAGGGATGTATCTTTTTTAGTTACTAATGCAATACTGACGCTCATAATCTGTTTTGTTCCAAGTTTATTGGGGCTTAAGTTATTAATTGTCATTATGTATTCATCACCTTTCTTATACATTGTTTTTGAAAGTTTATCAAATGATTCGATTATTTTCCTTGCAATCAACTCATCATTTTTTTCATTTACAATTATAAAAAAGTCATCTCCCCCAATATGTCCTATAAAATCATCTTTATCTCCATATGTGCGGATGGTTTTTTTAATTATATCACTTAATCCTAATATTGCTTCATTACCTTTTAAGAATCCATAATTGTCATTATATTGTTTAAAATGGTCTAAATCAATATACATTGCTGAAAAGGGTTTATTTGAATTAAATCTTCTTTGAAGTTCATTGTTTATTTGGTTGGAACTAGGGAGACCTGAAAGAGTATTACTATGTCTGTTTGCACTGGCAAGATTGGAAATTCTCTTTAAAAGTTCATAGCAATATTCTCTGTTCACTGGTTTGCTGATAAAGTATCCCATGTTCTTCATTATATTTACTTTAAATTCATCATCATTATTGCTAGAGAAAATGAGTATGGGAATTGAATTTAAATTGTTTGTTTGTATCTCATTAATAATATCAATTAATTCAATTTTGAGATTATCATCGTTTATAAGTATCATTGTGGATGAGTCTTCAAAATATTTGGTGAAATCAATATCTTTTGAAGTTGAATGAGTTAATTTAAAATATTCCTTATTAAAGACTATTTCATTTATTAAATTATACAAATCATAATTGTCATCAATAATCAATATGTTTGTTTTTTC
This window contains:
- a CDS encoding diguanylate cyclase, coding for MNSINETEMEKTNILIIDDNYDLYNLINEIVFNKEYFKLTHSTSKDIDFTKYFEDSSTMILINDDNLKIELIDIINEIQTNNLNSIPILIFSSNNDDEFKVNIMKNMGYFISKPVNREYCYELLKRISNLASANRHSNTLSGLPSSNQINNELQRRFNSNKPFSAMYIDLDHFKQYNDNYGFLKGNEAILGLSDIIKKTIRTYGDKDDFIGHIGGDDFFIIVNEKNDELIARKIIESFDKLSKTMYKKGDEYIMTINNLSPNKLGTKQIMSVSIALVTKKDTSLESQVKFLENIIRAKKNAKGINGSSLFKTVV